From Pseudoalteromonas sp. R3, one genomic window encodes:
- a CDS encoding HDOD domain-containing protein translates to MAISLTQQEKLILKTVSIPPRPQALLQFSEEAKLPEPNITKISEILQSDVAISAAILQVVNSAAFRRSREIDSIEQAVMILGLKRLIPLVKAVALKSSVDLPAALSDFWETQSEIGQHASLICNRLNRQALANHAYMLGLFHGVGIPILCQHFDDYQSVLDKAQTDGWTEASQFEFAQYHTSHGTIGALLAQQWRLPKIVINVIYYQHDVDGILTSGELDSLGNDLLSILKIARHKTYLSTNPVSEQNPEWQVIKDDVMDYLEISDEELDELWGE, encoded by the coding sequence ATGGCCATTTCCCTCACACAGCAAGAAAAACTCATTTTAAAAACGGTCAGTATTCCTCCGCGCCCTCAGGCACTGTTGCAGTTTTCAGAAGAAGCTAAACTTCCCGAACCCAACATCACTAAGATTTCCGAAATTTTACAAAGCGATGTAGCGATCAGTGCGGCCATTTTGCAAGTAGTCAATTCCGCTGCCTTTCGGCGCTCTCGCGAGATTGATTCCATCGAACAGGCAGTCATGATTCTGGGTCTGAAACGCCTTATTCCCTTAGTTAAGGCCGTTGCTTTGAAATCGTCTGTTGATTTGCCGGCAGCGCTTAGTGATTTCTGGGAAACCCAGTCTGAAATAGGGCAGCATGCATCATTGATCTGCAATCGGCTTAATCGCCAAGCACTGGCCAATCATGCCTATATGCTTGGATTGTTTCATGGCGTTGGCATTCCGATATTATGTCAGCACTTTGATGACTATCAGAGTGTATTAGACAAAGCACAAACTGATGGGTGGACCGAAGCAAGTCAGTTTGAATTCGCACAATATCATACTAGCCACGGTACTATAGGCGCTTTGCTGGCTCAGCAGTGGCGTTTGCCAAAGATAGTCATTAATGTGATTTATTATCAACATGACGTTGACGGGATTCTCACTTCAGGGGAACTAGATAGTCTTGGCAACGACTTGCTATCCATTTTAAAGATAGCCCGTCACAAAACGTATTTGTCTACTAATCCTGTAAGCGAACAAAACCCCGAATGGCAAGTGATCAAAGATGATGTGATGGATTATCTGGAAATATCCGATGAAGAGCTGGATGAACTTTGGGGTGAATAG
- a CDS encoding DUF4382 domain-containing protein — translation MLHKVYGLALASAFLVACGGSDSNSNSGTQTNVQSEQKARFTLGVSDAAVNNVAAVNLVFKEVVLQSSGGTTTRFETLDESGNPQKVNLLAYQGSNTFELIADKEIDAGDYEWMRVTVVNGIEGEISEMRSHVVYEDESRAALAVKRKGNDGEGEIQINSVLVNQGENDYVLEFDLGKALVKTGNSSTVYLKPTAVRLENQALVFDISGTVTADLQTACIADNSALAPTVGGFKQVVYLYTQTEGELGDVQEEGNGPMATAVLNQEGQFEIGFVPAGEYQIAYSCLGHLDDPESVDTTFALYSTQSVSVSQDTEVTFSE, via the coding sequence ATGTTACACAAAGTGTATGGTCTGGCATTAGCTTCGGCATTTCTGGTTGCCTGTGGTGGCAGTGATAGCAATAGCAACTCTGGCACACAAACGAATGTGCAGTCGGAACAAAAGGCCAGGTTTACTTTGGGGGTGTCGGATGCGGCCGTTAATAATGTGGCTGCAGTGAACTTAGTATTCAAAGAAGTTGTTCTGCAAAGCTCTGGCGGTACGACGACACGTTTTGAAACGCTGGATGAATCCGGTAATCCACAAAAAGTGAACTTACTGGCTTATCAGGGTAGCAACACCTTCGAGCTGATCGCTGATAAGGAAATTGACGCCGGTGACTATGAATGGATGCGTGTCACTGTCGTCAATGGTATTGAAGGTGAAATCAGCGAGATGCGCTCTCATGTTGTGTATGAAGATGAAAGTCGGGCCGCACTGGCAGTCAAGCGTAAAGGCAATGATGGTGAGGGTGAAATCCAAATCAATTCAGTGCTGGTTAACCAGGGTGAAAATGACTATGTCCTGGAGTTTGACTTGGGTAAGGCGCTGGTTAAAACAGGAAACAGCAGCACGGTCTACCTAAAGCCGACTGCCGTCAGACTAGAAAATCAGGCGCTGGTATTTGATATTTCAGGCACCGTAACGGCTGATCTGCAAACAGCCTGTATCGCCGATAATTCTGCTCTGGCGCCGACCGTAGGTGGGTTTAAGCAGGTTGTTTATCTGTATACCCAGACTGAAGGTGAGCTTGGAGATGTGCAGGAAGAGGGTAACGGACCTATGGCAACGGCAGTACTCAATCAGGAGGGTCAGTTTGAGATAGGCTTTGTACCCGCAGGAGAGTATCAGATAGCCTATTCGTGCCTGGGGCATCTTGATGACCCTGAGTCAGTAGACACGACATTTGCATTGTACTCGACGCAATCAGTTTCAGTGAGTCAGGATACGGAAGTGACTTTCTCAGAATAA
- a CDS encoding carbon-nitrogen hydrolase has translation MSNNTLKVALVQHSNSADLQNNLDKSIAGIRDAAAQGAKLVVLQELHRSLYFCQTEDTDLFDLAETIPGPSTDLFCQLAKELNLVIVASLFEKRATGLYHNTAVVFEADGSIAGKYRKMHIPDDPGFYEKFYFTPGDMGFTPIQTSVGKLGVLVCWDQWFPEGARLMAMAGADMLIYPTAIGWDPRDDKDEQIRQRDAWMIAQRAHAVSNGLPVLSVNRVGHETDPSAQSEGIQFWGNSFVAGPQGELLAHGSETEEQLLVVELDQSRSEAVRRIWPYLRDRRIDHYQDLCKIYRD, from the coding sequence ATGAGCAACAACACGTTAAAAGTCGCATTGGTTCAGCACAGCAATAGTGCTGATTTACAAAACAACCTGGATAAGTCCATTGCCGGGATCCGTGATGCCGCAGCTCAGGGTGCCAAACTCGTGGTATTACAGGAGCTGCATCGCAGCCTGTATTTTTGCCAAACCGAAGACACCGACCTTTTTGACCTGGCAGAAACCATTCCAGGCCCAAGTACAGACCTATTTTGCCAGCTTGCCAAAGAGCTGAACCTGGTGATCGTTGCCTCGCTTTTTGAAAAGCGCGCAACCGGCTTGTATCACAACACTGCAGTAGTTTTTGAAGCCGACGGTAGCATTGCCGGTAAATATCGTAAAATGCACATTCCCGACGACCCCGGCTTTTATGAAAAGTTCTACTTTACACCGGGCGACATGGGCTTTACCCCTATTCAAACGTCAGTCGGTAAACTGGGTGTACTGGTATGCTGGGATCAATGGTTCCCCGAAGGCGCACGCTTAATGGCGATGGCCGGTGCTGACATGTTAATCTACCCCACCGCCATTGGCTGGGATCCGCGCGATGATAAGGACGAGCAAATTCGTCAGCGCGACGCCTGGATGATCGCACAGCGCGCCCACGCCGTATCTAACGGTCTGCCAGTGTTGAGTGTCAACCGTGTTGGTCACGAAACCGACCCCAGCGCCCAAAGTGAAGGGATCCAGTTCTGGGGTAACTCCTTTGTCGCCGGGCCTCAGGGTGAACTGCTGGCGCACGGTAGTGAGACTGAAGAGCAACTCTTAGTAGTTGAACTGGACCAGAGCCGCAGTGAAGCGGTACGACGCATCTGGCCTTACCTGAGAGATCGTCGCATCGACCACTATCAGGATTTATGCAAAATCTACCGGGATTAA
- a CDS encoding PilZ domain-containing protein: MHSDLKETFEQYFQIAESNQINLYPVDANMVPKSQAQLESAIPPLFRLANEINELDLNALRPLRNLGDVASDLAAYLQAQSRKIDLIMSHILATEQPEDELLRCDSYGGGGITATLEQDYDIGQNFRTKVFLQHEASAIFCYAQVIDKETVDSGFRYTLAFTQIRDNDQELLVRASLHAQTRQLKKRQSPDENEQNS; the protein is encoded by the coding sequence ATGCATAGCGACCTAAAAGAGACTTTCGAGCAATATTTCCAGATTGCCGAATCAAACCAAATCAATCTGTACCCGGTAGATGCCAACATGGTACCAAAGAGCCAGGCACAGCTTGAATCTGCCATTCCGCCTCTGTTCAGGCTGGCAAATGAAATCAATGAGCTGGACTTAAATGCGCTAAGACCATTGCGCAACCTTGGCGATGTGGCCAGCGATCTGGCCGCCTATCTGCAGGCCCAGTCACGAAAAATCGACTTAATCATGAGCCATATCCTGGCCACGGAACAACCTGAAGACGAGTTGCTGAGGTGCGACAGTTACGGCGGTGGCGGCATTACGGCAACGCTTGAGCAGGACTATGACATTGGCCAGAACTTCAGGACCAAGGTATTTCTGCAACACGAAGCCAGCGCCATCTTTTGTTATGCGCAGGTCATAGACAAAGAAACCGTGGACTCGGGCTTTCGCTATACTCTGGCTTTTACCCAGATCCGGGATAACGATCAGGAGCTACTGGTCCGTGCCAGTTTACATGCTCAAACCCGGCAGCTAAAAAAGCGTCAGTCGCCCGACGAAAACGAACAAAATAGCTGA
- a CDS encoding methyl-accepting chemotaxis protein has product MPVKFKFKVIAVSASVLFLALLLLSLKQYFLLKDNLQQQVNDSVGEIIQGISNTVTSQMQGAIDLAVLTTGLVEQSDTLQDALPLISQPKLKETFLLIGYGEDATGNYVASDPGWDPGPTWDPRVRPWFAGAKQANQLIVTAPYADSVTKEIVVSVGTPVKKGGRFHGAIFFDVSLAKLGNMINSFELFDSGFAFMVSKDGTIISHPNTELNGQQASEFLGRTQVSQIVQEVEMNNRTYLVTFKDVEGLDWYVGVALEKDKVFSAVDTMAQDATLFSIIAVIAAVVVLSLVINLLLKPLEDINVAMANIAQGHADLTVRLEASNEPEFASLAENFNRFTSRLQNLIADIQQLGHEVLEDARQTSTGANQATMAIEEQLNALNTLATATGNMSSTEQQVADTAQQAADAIQNTDNLASNGETIVAESTDAITELSVQIKRAVDVVAELEVSSSGIEQILSVINGIAEQTNLLALNAAIEAARAGESGRGFAVVADEVRTLAQRTQEATTEIKAMIDQLQSGAQSAVGVMNQSQTIVEKSVNKANDTREALESIRQSIASIVDLNVSIADMISEQKHVVEEVNNNASQIRNLSDTVFDEAKAVDHTMQSQVEKIAKQENMLEQFRV; this is encoded by the coding sequence ATGCCTGTGAAGTTCAAATTTAAGGTAATTGCCGTTTCAGCCTCAGTGCTCTTTCTGGCCTTGTTACTACTATCACTCAAACAGTATTTTTTGCTGAAAGATAATTTACAACAACAAGTCAATGATAGTGTGGGAGAAATCATTCAGGGGATCAGCAATACGGTGACCTCGCAAATGCAGGGTGCCATTGATTTGGCAGTTTTGACCACCGGCCTGGTAGAGCAAAGCGACACGCTGCAAGATGCGCTGCCACTGATTTCACAGCCAAAGCTGAAAGAGACCTTTTTACTGATAGGCTATGGCGAAGACGCAACCGGCAACTATGTAGCCAGTGATCCGGGTTGGGATCCAGGCCCTACCTGGGATCCGCGGGTGCGACCCTGGTTTGCCGGCGCAAAACAAGCAAATCAGCTGATAGTCACAGCCCCATACGCCGATTCGGTCACCAAAGAAATTGTGGTATCCGTGGGTACGCCTGTGAAAAAAGGGGGCCGTTTCCATGGCGCTATCTTTTTTGATGTCAGTCTGGCCAAGCTCGGTAACATGATCAATTCTTTCGAATTATTCGACTCAGGCTTTGCCTTTATGGTCAGTAAAGATGGCACTATTATCTCTCACCCCAATACAGAGCTTAATGGCCAACAAGCTAGCGAGTTTTTGGGCCGTACTCAGGTATCACAAATAGTGCAGGAAGTTGAGATGAACAACCGCACCTATCTGGTCACCTTTAAAGATGTGGAAGGACTGGACTGGTACGTTGGTGTGGCACTTGAGAAAGACAAAGTATTCAGTGCAGTTGATACCATGGCACAAGATGCCACTTTATTCTCAATTATCGCCGTGATAGCCGCTGTGGTCGTACTTTCTTTAGTCATAAACTTGCTCCTAAAACCGCTTGAAGACATCAATGTCGCTATGGCGAATATTGCGCAAGGCCACGCAGATCTGACCGTGCGTTTAGAGGCCTCTAACGAGCCAGAATTCGCCTCATTGGCAGAGAATTTCAATCGCTTTACCTCTCGTCTGCAAAATCTGATTGCGGATATACAACAACTTGGCCATGAAGTATTAGAAGATGCCCGTCAGACTTCAACAGGTGCAAACCAGGCAACCATGGCTATCGAAGAGCAGCTTAACGCACTTAATACTCTGGCCACCGCAACAGGTAATATGTCAAGTACAGAGCAACAAGTAGCGGATACCGCTCAACAGGCTGCAGATGCCATACAGAACACCGACAACCTTGCCAGTAACGGCGAAACCATAGTCGCTGAGTCCACCGATGCCATCACCGAGCTGTCTGTACAGATAAAACGTGCGGTCGATGTGGTAGCCGAGCTGGAAGTCTCTTCGTCGGGCATTGAGCAAATCTTGTCTGTGATCAATGGCATTGCCGAACAAACCAACCTGCTGGCCCTCAACGCAGCCATTGAGGCAGCGCGTGCCGGCGAGTCAGGTCGCGGGTTTGCCGTTGTTGCCGATGAGGTCAGGACCCTTGCACAACGCACTCAGGAAGCCACTACAGAAATCAAAGCCATGATTGACCAATTACAAAGCGGCGCACAAAGCGCCGTTGGGGTGATGAACCAGAGTCAGACCATAGTAGAGAAGTCGGTCAATAAAGCCAACGACACCCGTGAAGCCCTTGAGTCGATCCGCCAGTCTATAGCAAGCATTGTTGATTTAAACGTCAGTATTGCGGATATGATCAGTGAACAAAAGCATGTGGTGGAGGAAGTGAATAATAACGCCTCGCAAATTCGTAACTTGTCAGACACTGTATTCGATGAAGCCAAAGCCGTTGATCACACCATGCAGTCTCAGGTAGAGAAAATTGCCAAGCAGGAAAACATGTTAGAACAATTCAGAGTCTAA
- the ald gene encoding alanine dehydrogenase translates to MIIGVPKEIKNHEYRVGMVPASVRELINHGHQVIVETNAGIGIGFTDEDYIQVGAEIRDTAAQVFEEADMIVKVKEPQAVERAMLREDQILFTYLHLAPDLPQTEDLVKSGAICIAYETVTDARGGLPLLAPMSEVAGRMSIQAGAQALEKSREGRGMLLGGVPGVEPAKVVVIGGGMVGRNAAQMAVGLGADVTILDRNIDVLRSLNAQFGSQAKVIYSTADALEKHVLEADLVIGGVLIPGAAAPKLVTADHIKAMKPGAAIVDVAIDQGGCIATSKATTHAEPTYIVDDVVHYCVANMPGAVPRTSTFALNNATLPYIIKLANLGYKEALLADQHFLNGLNVIKGQITCKEVAEGFNMEYVDARSALANV, encoded by the coding sequence ATGATTATTGGTGTACCTAAAGAAATAAAAAACCACGAGTACCGTGTTGGTATGGTTCCAGCAAGTGTTCGTGAACTGATTAATCACGGCCACCAGGTAATAGTAGAAACAAATGCTGGTATCGGTATCGGTTTCACTGACGAAGACTACATTCAGGTAGGCGCTGAGATCCGTGATACGGCAGCGCAGGTATTTGAAGAAGCAGACATGATCGTGAAAGTAAAAGAGCCTCAGGCTGTTGAGCGCGCGATGCTTCGTGAAGATCAAATCCTGTTCACTTACCTGCACCTGGCACCTGACCTGCCTCAGACAGAAGACCTGGTTAAGAGCGGCGCAATTTGTATCGCGTACGAAACTGTGACTGACGCACGTGGCGGTCTACCTCTGCTTGCACCTATGTCAGAAGTAGCTGGCCGTATGTCTATTCAGGCTGGTGCTCAGGCGCTTGAAAAGTCTCGTGAAGGTCGCGGCATGCTGCTTGGCGGCGTACCAGGTGTAGAACCTGCTAAAGTGGTTGTTATCGGTGGTGGTATGGTTGGCCGTAACGCAGCGCAAATGGCGGTTGGCTTGGGTGCTGACGTTACTATCCTTGACCGTAACATCGATGTACTGCGCAGCCTGAACGCTCAATTCGGCAGCCAGGCAAAAGTGATCTACTCAACTGCTGATGCGCTTGAGAAGCACGTACTGGAAGCTGACTTAGTTATCGGTGGTGTACTTATCCCAGGTGCTGCTGCACCTAAGCTGGTTACTGCTGATCACATCAAAGCAATGAAGCCAGGCGCTGCCATTGTTGACGTTGCTATCGACCAGGGTGGTTGTATTGCCACTTCTAAAGCAACTACACACGCAGAGCCAACTTACATTGTTGACGACGTAGTTCACTACTGTGTTGCTAACATGCCAGGTGCTGTACCACGTACTTCTACATTCGCACTGAACAATGCGACTCTACCTTACATCATCAAGCTTGCAAACTTGGGTTACAAAGAAGCCTTGCTTGCTGATCAGCACTTCCTGAATGGTCTGAACGTCATCAAGGGTCAGATCACGTGTAAAGAAGTGGCTGAAGGTTTCAACATGGAATATGTTGACGCACGTTCGGCGCTAGCTAACGTATAA
- the mfd gene encoding transcription-repair coupling factor, translated as MATAQWNQLPWVKSQKDKIHWGQLVGSSMSIAISEGVRQHDALVVVVTPDTPSALRLETELGYLLGEDKVHVFPDWETLPYDHFSPHQDIISQRLASLNSLRHQHQGVLLLPVSTLMLRTAPPEFIYGNALQFKVGDSLDAQKLKETLAQAGYRNVQQVMEHGEFAVRGSIIDLFPMGSTTPFRLDFFDDELDSIRLFDIETQRSSEQIKSIDLLPAHEFPTNEEDIERFRIAYRETFGASSEQDSIYMQVTRGNWPAGIEYYLPLFYEQVATIFDYLPEQAVFMHLGDIEQAASEFWLDVNKRYESRRVDPLRPLLEPVRLYQNVETLFEGFARYPRIRLSEASLGTKAGHTNLGASLVTDVRVDHKQSDPYKPLLDYITSQKKNKGRVLFSVESDGRRESLMTLLKPSGLKLKEFDSFSDFVGARNDVGLIVSPLERSVLLDGTKPLSILTEQELLGIKVSQRRRRKHKYDQGQDALIRNLAELKEGQPIVHLDHGVGRYLGLQTIDAAGVATEFVTIVYANDAKLYVPVSALHMLSRYSGGEEASAPLHKLGSDVWEKAKRRAAEKVRDVAAELLDIYAKRQSKPGHLFKLDGQAYREFSDTFPFEETDDQRNAIDAVLGDMQTPLAMDRLVCGDVGFGKTEVAMRAAFVAINDNKQVAVLVPTTLLAQQHYENFRDRFASLPIEVGVLSRFNSTKEQKDTLDKLENGQLDIVIGTHKLLQQSIKYKDLGLLIVDEEHRFGVRQKEKIKQLRADVDILTLTATPIPRTLNMAMSGMRDLSIIATPPAKRLAVKTFVQERNDEVIREAILREIKRGGQVYFLHNNVETIDKIAADIAALVPEASIAIAHGQMREKELEQLMSDFYHQKHNVLVCTTIIETGIDIPSANTIIMDRADKLGLAQMHQLRGRVGRSHHQAYAYLLTRNSQTLTKDAVKRLQAIESLEDLGAGFALATHDLEIRGAGELLGDEQSGQIQTVGFTLYMEMLEQAVQALKEGKEPTLENLLQQQSDVDLKIPALLPDDYIHDVNMRLSMYKRIASANDEESLDELKVELIDRFGLLPDAAKNLFSIQLLKSKAAKLGITKVEANQKGGYFEFSASTTVNPTFIIALIQSNPAVYRMEGASKLRFNIEEKNGQERLKLVNAMIDDFQKKAVA; from the coding sequence ATGGCAACAGCGCAGTGGAACCAACTTCCCTGGGTCAAATCACAAAAGGATAAAATCCATTGGGGCCAGCTGGTCGGTAGCAGTATGTCCATTGCCATCAGTGAGGGCGTCAGACAACATGATGCACTGGTTGTAGTCGTAACCCCCGACACGCCAAGTGCACTGCGACTTGAAACTGAGCTGGGTTACTTGCTGGGCGAAGACAAAGTCCATGTTTTTCCGGACTGGGAAACCTTACCTTACGATCACTTTTCGCCGCACCAGGACATTATCTCACAGCGTCTTGCCAGCCTGAACTCTTTACGCCATCAACATCAGGGCGTCTTACTGCTGCCTGTGTCTACCTTAATGTTGCGTACCGCACCGCCAGAGTTTATTTACGGCAACGCCCTGCAATTCAAAGTAGGCGACTCGCTGGATGCACAAAAGCTCAAAGAAACCCTGGCTCAGGCCGGTTATCGCAATGTTCAACAGGTGATGGAACATGGTGAATTTGCCGTGCGCGGTTCTATCATAGACTTGTTCCCGATGGGCAGTACCACGCCATTCAGGCTCGACTTTTTCGATGATGAGCTCGACAGTATTCGGCTGTTTGATATTGAAACCCAGCGCTCCAGCGAGCAGATCAAGTCAATCGACCTGTTACCGGCCCATGAATTCCCCACCAATGAAGAAGACATAGAGCGTTTTCGGATTGCGTATCGTGAAACCTTTGGCGCGAGCAGCGAACAAGACTCCATTTACATGCAGGTTACCCGGGGCAACTGGCCGGCGGGTATCGAATATTATTTGCCATTGTTTTATGAGCAGGTAGCCACGATTTTTGACTATCTGCCAGAACAAGCGGTGTTTATGCACCTGGGCGACATTGAGCAAGCCGCCTCGGAGTTCTGGCTGGATGTTAACAAACGCTATGAGAGCCGTCGGGTTGACCCACTACGCCCTCTGCTGGAACCGGTGCGCCTGTATCAAAATGTCGAAACCCTGTTTGAAGGCTTTGCACGTTACCCCAGAATTCGCCTGAGTGAAGCAAGCTTAGGCACTAAGGCGGGCCATACTAACCTCGGTGCCAGTTTAGTGACCGATGTCCGGGTTGACCATAAACAGAGTGACCCATACAAGCCTCTGCTTGATTATATTACCTCTCAGAAGAAGAACAAAGGCCGGGTGCTGTTCAGTGTTGAGTCGGATGGTCGTCGTGAATCCCTGATGACCTTGCTCAAGCCAAGCGGCCTGAAACTCAAAGAGTTCGACAGCTTTAGCGACTTTGTCGGTGCACGTAACGATGTGGGTCTGATAGTCAGCCCGCTGGAGCGTTCGGTGCTGCTTGATGGTACCAAACCTCTGAGCATACTGACGGAACAAGAGCTGCTGGGTATTAAGGTGTCACAGCGCCGCCGTCGCAAGCATAAATACGATCAGGGTCAGGATGCACTCATTCGCAACCTGGCCGAACTTAAAGAAGGCCAGCCAATTGTGCACCTGGATCATGGTGTTGGGCGTTACCTTGGCCTGCAAACCATTGACGCAGCGGGAGTGGCCACTGAATTTGTAACCATCGTCTATGCCAATGACGCTAAGTTATATGTGCCGGTATCGGCGCTACACATGCTAAGCCGCTATTCTGGTGGTGAAGAAGCTTCAGCCCCGCTGCACAAGCTCGGCTCTGATGTGTGGGAAAAAGCTAAGCGCCGCGCGGCTGAAAAGGTCCGTGACGTTGCCGCTGAGCTGCTGGACATTTACGCTAAACGCCAGAGTAAGCCCGGACACTTGTTCAAACTTGACGGCCAGGCGTATCGCGAATTCAGCGACACCTTCCCGTTTGAAGAAACCGACGACCAACGCAACGCCATTGATGCCGTACTGGGTGATATGCAAACCCCGCTGGCAATGGACCGGCTGGTTTGTGGTGACGTTGGCTTTGGTAAAACTGAGGTGGCAATGCGCGCCGCGTTTGTGGCCATTAACGACAACAAACAAGTGGCCGTGCTGGTCCCCACCACCTTGCTGGCGCAGCAACACTATGAAAACTTCCGCGACCGCTTTGCCTCTTTACCTATTGAGGTGGGCGTATTGTCTCGCTTTAATAGCACCAAGGAGCAAAAAGACACCCTTGATAAGCTCGAAAATGGCCAACTCGATATTGTGATAGGTACTCACAAGCTGCTGCAACAGAGCATCAAGTATAAAGACCTGGGTCTGCTGATTGTCGATGAAGAGCACCGCTTCGGGGTAAGACAAAAAGAGAAAATCAAACAGCTACGTGCGGATGTAGACATACTCACGCTCACCGCAACGCCTATTCCCAGAACCCTGAATATGGCCATGAGTGGCATGCGCGACCTGTCTATCATTGCCACACCACCAGCAAAACGCCTGGCGGTTAAAACCTTTGTGCAGGAGCGCAATGATGAGGTTATTCGCGAAGCGATCCTGCGGGAAATTAAACGCGGTGGTCAGGTGTACTTCCTGCACAACAATGTAGAGACCATAGATAAAATCGCGGCTGACATTGCCGCATTGGTGCCCGAAGCCAGCATTGCCATCGCCCACGGCCAGATGCGTGAAAAAGAGCTTGAGCAGCTGATGAGCGACTTTTATCACCAGAAACACAATGTGCTGGTGTGTACCACCATCATTGAAACCGGGATTGATATCCCGTCTGCCAACACCATCATCATGGACCGTGCAGACAAACTGGGCCTGGCGCAGATGCACCAACTGCGTGGTCGGGTTGGCCGTAGCCATCACCAGGCGTATGCCTACCTGCTAACCCGTAACAGCCAGACACTGACCAAAGATGCGGTGAAACGCCTGCAGGCCATTGAGTCGCTCGAAGATCTTGGTGCCGGCTTTGCTCTGGCCACCCATGACTTAGAGATCCGGGGCGCGGGTGAACTGCTGGGTGATGAGCAAAGTGGTCAGATCCAGACTGTGGGCTTTACCCTGTATATGGAAATGCTGGAACAGGCCGTTCAGGCACTCAAAGAGGGCAAAGAGCCGACGCTTGAGAACCTGTTACAACAGCAAAGCGATGTGGACCTGAAGATCCCCGCCCTGCTGCCTGATGACTATATCCATGACGTCAATATGCGCCTGAGCATGTACAAGCGCATTGCCAGCGCCAATGATGAAGAGTCACTGGACGAACTAAAGGTTGAGCTGATCGACCGCTTTGGCCTGCTGCCGGATGCAGCGAAAAACCTCTTTAGTATCCAACTTTTGAAATCAAAAGCGGCTAAACTGGGGATCACCAAAGTAGAAGCCAACCAAAAAGGCGGCTACTTTGAATTCAGTGCCAGTACCACGGTTAACCCGACATTCATCATTGCTCTGATACAAAGCAACCCGGCTGTGTACCGCATGGAAGGTGCCAGTAAGTTACGTTTTAATATCGAAGAGAAAAATGGTCAGGAACGCTTAAAACTGGTAAATGCAATGATAGACGACTTTCAGAAAAAGGCGGTGGCATGA
- a CDS encoding agmatine deiminase family protein — MSFTLLPEWAPQDAVMLTWPHPDTDWADILPQVEPVYIALCQQISQVEKVVIVAHSTELKAHINRKLIAADVDMTQIVFVDAPCNDTWARDHGPLTTRDASGQLSVKDFTFNGWGNKFAAELDNQINAQLQAQIINPANHYERIELVLEGGGIEIDEAGTLLTTSECLLNPNRNPHLSKTELEQELSNSLGAKQFLWVDHGYLAGDDTDSHIDTLVRFAPNDTLVYVRCDDPQDEHFAALSAMESQLKSFRTPQGKPYNLVALPWPKAVYNDEGDRIPATYANYLIINDTVLMPLYGDDNDAQALTQLQSAHPERTVIGIDCLPIIHQFGSLHCITMQLPAGFLKQD; from the coding sequence ATGAGTTTTACACTTTTACCTGAGTGGGCGCCGCAAGATGCAGTGATGCTCACCTGGCCACATCCCGATACCGACTGGGCGGATATTTTACCCCAGGTTGAACCCGTTTATATCGCTTTGTGTCAGCAGATCTCTCAAGTTGAGAAAGTGGTTATTGTGGCACACAGTACTGAGCTAAAAGCACACATTAACCGAAAGCTTATCGCCGCAGACGTCGATATGACGCAAATTGTGTTTGTTGATGCGCCCTGTAATGATACCTGGGCCCGCGATCATGGCCCGCTTACTACGCGTGACGCATCGGGTCAGCTGTCAGTAAAAGACTTCACCTTCAATGGCTGGGGTAATAAGTTTGCTGCGGAGCTCGATAATCAAATTAACGCGCAACTTCAGGCTCAGATCATCAACCCTGCAAATCACTATGAGCGCATCGAGCTGGTACTAGAAGGCGGCGGCATTGAAATTGACGAAGCTGGTACTCTGTTAACCACCTCAGAGTGTTTGCTCAATCCAAACCGCAATCCGCACCTGAGTAAAACTGAACTTGAGCAGGAGTTAAGTAACTCACTGGGCGCGAAACAGTTCCTGTGGGTCGACCACGGATATTTGGCTGGTGACGATACTGATAGCCATATAGATACGCTGGTACGCTTTGCACCCAATGATACTCTGGTGTATGTCCGTTGTGATGACCCACAAGATGAGCATTTTGCTGCCCTGAGCGCCATGGAGTCGCAACTCAAGTCGTTCCGCACACCACAAGGGAAACCTTATAATCTGGTTGCCCTGCCCTGGCCCAAAGCGGTCTATAACGATGAAGGCGACCGAATACCTGCCACCTATGCAAATTATCTGATCATCAATGACACCGTTTTGATGCCGCTATACGGTGATGACAACGACGCCCAAGCGTTGACTCAATTGCAAAGCGCTCACCCGGAACGTACCGTGATTGGCATTGACTGTCTGCCTATTATTCATCAATTTGGCAGCCTGCACTGTATTACAATGCAGCTACCCGCCGGATTTTTAAAACAGGACTAA